Genomic DNA from Paenibacillus donghaensis:
GTGATAGATGAATATGGGAATTACATTGCATCTCAGGAAGATGAAATTTTCGTTGCTATACGATTTATGGTGCAAGCAGCAAATAGATATGGATGTAATATAGATAGCATCCTGGAGCGTTTCTCAGCATACATACCTTATCAATCGGACAAGACAGATTTTGGAGAATATAAACTGGCTATCCTACAAGAGGGATACGCACAATTTCTGAGCGATCTTGCAGTGTATCGCCTTAATCAGAATCAAGATTATGCAATAAAATATATTTTAAAAAGTTTGGAGTTATCGATTAGAATAAATAGTAGTAAGAATATAATTACATGTATGTCACTTTTTGAACAGTACAGGGATCGTGCTGATCTTGAAACAAAGAAGGAATTCAAAAAACTATCGAAGGGAGTGCATCTAATCAATGAGAAAAAAAGCGTTGTTCTTCTGGGTTCTCTGTAGTGTTGTGACTGTGGTTTCTACACCGGGGATAATCGCACCTATGACACATGGATGGGGGACGTAATTAAAGAGTAAACTAAAAAGGGCGTTCCTGATTCTAGGGATCGTCCTTTTTTCATACCCTGATAGCAAACTTAGCACGGGTTTAAGCCCGGACTGGATCAAGAATTGCGGTTCACCACCTAATGATTACATGTGTCTTCTGGGTCTGATGCAATTATTTGGCATAAAAACCTAGAATATCACAAGGGGCGAACCAATGAAAGGCGATTCGATGTTAATTCAAATTCGTATTGAGCAGGAACGGCAAGAGATGTATCTGCTGGTGGGAAAATACGGCGATCTTGCACATCCGAAAGTCATTAAGCAATCCATACTACTGGACGATCTAATCAATCAGTATAATAACAAAGATGATAAGGGAAAATAACAAAAGCCAATTGCTGAGCAATCGACATTGCCTACTACAGTTTCCCTTTATTCTAATAAAGTATAAAGAACAAAAAGTGGCTGTTAGTTTCGCTTGATATCCTTAGGTGAGAATAGTAGTGAGGTAGGCGAATATGTAGTGGATTCTTTAGGTAGCGGAGTGGCTCTTGAAGTGTAAGCGTCAAAAAGCCCCCACCTTGAAATTAAGATGAGGGCTATCTGACGCTTGCTTCAATCCGGATTATCGAGGAACATTTTAAAGAACAGATTGAGTTCGAATTAAGTGATACATTCAAAAAAACGGATTAAGCGTAGGATGATTATTGAACACTAAAACGCAGAGATGAAGAGATTCCACGGTATGCATACAGCCAGATACCGGGGGCTCTCCCGTATGCGATTACAAGCCTACCTAACTGCATTCGTAGTAAATGTAAAACGGATGGTGAAATTAAAAGAGCAAGAGCAGCCCACCCTTGGAGGATGGACTGCTTTTATTTAGGGATATCTGTTTATCAATTCGATCTGTATTTTATACCAAGTCATGGTTTTTTACAAGGCTCTCCTGTCAGCGCCATGCTACAAGCTTTTCCATATCACTTCTCGTTTTGGCACGCTTTGGCTCTTCTTGCTGGTAGCCTAACGCCATCATTACAGCACTTTGAAAGTTTCCGTTCTCCAGCAGGCCTTCATCTGCCAGTATGCGGTCAACTTCCGCATTATCAAATCCCTCAATTGGGCATGAATCAATGCCGATTAACGCTGCAGCCGTCATCATATTGCCTAATGCAATATATGCTTGCTTTGCGGACCACTCATACAGCAGCCGCTCATCGTCCAGCAAGCCGCGCACTTGTTGAACATCCTTTAAAGCACCGGATATATATTGTACAACCTCCTCCGGCATTTGCTGTACTTGTCTCATATGATCCAGCACATAAGGGGAATTATACTGAACATTTGTTCTGGCCAAAATAATAACAAAATGGCTGGCAGTGTCCAGTTGTCCTTGTGCCCCAAGCGCTAACTGCTTGAGTTTGTTCCTAAGTTGGCGATTTTGCACCACGACAAATTTCCACGGCTCAAGGCCGAGGGAACTTGGCGACAATCTGCCTGCTTCCAAAACATACTGAGCATCCAAGTCGCTTATTAACCGAGTCGAGTCAAACACTTTTGTCGCATGTCTGTTCTGTAATGCTGCCAGCACCTGTTCTTTGCTGATTTCTCTCATGGTAATCATATTCACACTCTCCCTTGTTTGTTGTTCGAAAAAATATTATATGATAAAATATTATCGTATAATAGTATATAAAAGCTTCGTTACAGCATTTCTACGCTATAACTAGAGCGTAAGTATGTCATTGGATACTGAGCGAAAGAGGTGGCGATTATGCCATATACAAATGAAATTCTGGAAGTATGCGGTTTCACCAGTGCCCAAAAGATTTTATCGGGCAAGTGGTCTATGCTGATTATTTTGTTTTTGAGTGAAAAAACCATGCGCTTTAATGAAATTCAACGCTTATTTCCAGACATTACACATGCTACATTGACCAAGCAGCTGCGAATACTGGAGGGCTACGGCATTGTAGAGCGAACCGTCTATTCCCAAATACCGCCAAAGGTTGAATATGCATTGAGCGATATCGGCATGCAGCTCAAACCCATCCTAGACTCCGTCATGTTATGGGGAGAGACATACAAAAAGCACCAAACCCAACCGGCATCAGCCACAAAAGCCTGAAGAAGTAAATGTCAAAAAGCCTCCCCACCTTGAAATCAAGATGTGGGGGGTAATTTAATTTGTATGGAAGCTCGACCTACATTTACGATCAACATATTATCTTGTTTGTTTAGCTCAACGGGTGCTGTTTCAATAGCTATCCATTGTTTAGATTTTTTAGCTACCGGTTCTGTATTGCGCTTATATAGCCAATATTTAAAACGCTCTTTATTCACATCGTTGGCTTTACACCAAGCCGTTACTCCCATCCCGCTGGATTTAAAGCTATCGACTCGTGCTTTCCATTCGTTTCTATATTCAATTTTAGTCATAAGAAAACCATCCTCCTTCGAATGGAATCATTTTCTCATGATATTGAGACAAGTTCTAGGTGGGGATTATTGTACGCTTACCTTGAAGTAGCAGAAACCTTGAATCGTCGCTGGGAAGCCTACGAAGTGGCCTCAGGCTGAATTGCAGTTTCTACGGACTGAGTGGAGGCGAAACATACATAAACCATACTTTCTGTGTACTTTTGTAGAACGCGAGCCTATGTTTTATCTGATATTCTCATAGCATGTCAATATAGAGCGGCCTTTGGGCGGCTTTTTTTCTTTTCAGAGAAGGAGATGGCAGGGCAGATAACGTACATCTATCTCACGGAATTAAGCGGTGCGGAAGATCCTTCTCCAAGCAGTAGGGTTAGCAGAAGAAGGTTTTGTGACATTGGGATTTTCAGCTGAAGAACAGGAAAATTTTCATAATCCATACTTTTTTAGAATGTTATTCGAACGTTTGAATGGCTTTAACGAGATAAGATTATAGAGTAAACATATTGTTCAAAGGAGGCAGAGCGTCATTGCATATTGTACTTGTGGGTATCAAACCTGAAATTAGTGATCCACTTTTTAAATTCCATGAATGCGGGACGTTTGAAGAAGTGAAGGAAAGTGCCTTCATCTTGAGGCCTGAATACGTCTTGCTCCATGAGGACCAAGCCCGAAGCATCTTACCGTTAGCTGAAGAAATACCGGTGAAGTTTGTCCTCGACGGCGGTAAGAAGTTGGACCGCGTTGGGAGCGTCAGATGTTTGGATGAATCACGGCTGGCAAGAGAAGTTACTGGAGGTTCAACATCTAGTAGAGACGAACACTCAGCAGGTTGCTGTTCCCGAGCTGGATTTTAAAAGAGTCGGTGAACGGATTGTTATCGCCGTAGGCAGTGTGTTCGAAGGGGCCGGCAGCACGCATACAGCTCTGCTCATCGCGCACTACTTGGCGCGATATGCGAAAACTAAAGTAGCCGTTTGGGAAGGTGGCAGCCGTCCGTGTTTTTCCTTTCTGGAGTATATAAAGGAGGGGAATTACTCCAACCATCCCCGTTATGACTTAGGCGATATTGCTCTGTATAAAGCAGAGGTATCTGAGCACTGGGTCGGATCATTGATGAACGAATACAAGTATACGGTACTCGACTTGGGGTGCTTGACGAGTAGCAATCAGGCTGGACTGTTTGTGCAAGCCAGTTTACCTGTGCTGATCGGTTCCGGAAGTGAATGGCGGGTGAAGGAATTGATCTCCTTTTGCCGAGAATATAGCCGTGTGCCCCAGGATTATTGGCGCATTGCCTTGCCACTAGCCAATGACCAGAATCAGGAAATGGTAGCCGGATGTTTAAGT
This window encodes:
- a CDS encoding aspartyl-phosphate phosphatase Spo0E family protein, whose amino-acid sequence is MKGDSMLIQIRIEQERQEMYLLVGKYGDLAHPKVIKQSILLDDLINQYNNKDDKGK
- a CDS encoding NAD(P)H-dependent oxidoreductase, whose amino-acid sequence is MITMREISKEQVLAALQNRHATKVFDSTRLISDLDAQYVLEAGRLSPSSLGLEPWKFVVVQNRQLRNKLKQLALGAQGQLDTASHFVIILARTNVQYNSPYVLDHMRQVQQMPEEVVQYISGALKDVQQVRGLLDDERLLYEWSAKQAYIALGNMMTAAALIGIDSCPIEGFDNAEVDRILADEGLLENGNFQSAVMMALGYQQEEPKRAKTRSDMEKLVAWR
- a CDS encoding winged helix-turn-helix transcriptional regulator, coding for MPYTNEILEVCGFTSAQKILSGKWSMLIILFLSEKTMRFNEIQRLFPDITHATLTKQLRILEGYGIVERTVYSQIPPKVEYALSDIGMQLKPILDSVMLWGETYKKHQTQPASATKA
- the tnpA gene encoding IS66 family insertion sequence element accessory protein TnpA; the protein is MTKIEYRNEWKARVDSFKSSGMGVTAWCKANDVNKERFKYWLYKRNTEPVAKKSKQWIAIETAPVELNKQDNMLIVNVGRASIQIKLPPTS